The DNA window AAAAAGATAGAAAGAACATCCTTCAATGTAACTTGATAAAACAATGTATGAGAATTTAAAAGTTCTACGCTCTAAACTTGCCAAACAGAAACGCACACAGGCCTTTAAGATTTTTCCAGACAAGACTCTTATGGAGATGGCCGCCCAACGCCCACAAACTCTCGATGATCTCGAAAGTATCTATGGGGTTGGACCTA is part of the Halobacteriovorax sp. DA5 genome and encodes:
- a CDS encoding HRDC domain-containing protein: MYENLKVLRSKLAKQKRTQAFKIFPDKTLMEMAAQRPQTLDDLESIYGVGP